In a single window of the Stigmatopora nigra isolate UIUO_SnigA chromosome 7, RoL_Snig_1.1, whole genome shotgun sequence genome:
- the prr19 gene encoding proline-rich protein 19 isoform X1, producing the protein MATSPISKSRMRKTAEVGTSCTCKCQLESSTNKTKRLKSRKERSHKRSGGKDACRVNSQQPRCCLQGNLDMGHLHNCSQNTSSRDLVSQPSLPLALAPTQEASVITASRLINHRGLFNHKVKSLNIQRLLLDKKEQTPKEKKTWSPIFSDPSGPHEEPNAIEATEVSKESSQTSVVMPDQKEKEKYFPTSSDESPVVKKKKTHPSPNLPSSVERSPQRKKLSKSRRPPSLVRRQPLSVETRVDSQPQKHDVSPKSIRAVAQSLCNALRFPLLRQRDLVEESRAVLLRALRKAHGHRLQENLKHLNSGTGHQSQPRKEVRKSKAKEKIREQKPAPVHSGHAFNFESEPYPVFEKKRKETKHFPWDLSPPPQQSSSQTATWPVSHMDTSTGLLKDIFRLRASPEFNIDLGPSPVATHQMFMPSQEPQAHFFGENHATFDPFRDYNTQQRESRSQPSYMRLSPRPELRGQYSPAHHIPLKNDAFLQRYSSNSTYSTHALTSPHTHHYMQPHIVESPSPLFTSLARPKRWPFSPRKL; encoded by the exons CAAAGAGCAGAATGCGAAAAACGGCAGAGGTCGGAACCAGTTGCACCTGCAAATGCCAGCTGGAAAGCAGCACAAACAAAACGAAACGACTGAAGTCGCGAAAAGAGCGGAGTCACAAAAGAAGTGGAGGCAAGGACGCCTGCAGGGTCAACTCGCAACAACCCCGCTGCTGCCTTCAGGGCAACCTGGATATGGGACACCTGCACAATTGCAGCCAAAACACCTCAAGTAGGGACCTCGTTTCACAGCCTTCCCTACCTCTAGCGCTCGCTCCCACACAGGAAGCCAGCGTCATCACGGCGTCCCGTCTCATTAACCACCGTGGGCTCTTCAACCATAAGGTGAAGTCCCTCAACATCCAGCGACTGTTACTGGATAAGAAGGAGCAAACGCccaaggaaaaaaagacatggtCTCCCATTTTCAGTGACCCCAGTGGACCACATGAAGAACCTAATGCCATAGAGGCCACTGAGGTAAGCAAGGAGTCAAGTCAGACATCAGTCGTTATGCCAGaccagaaagaaaaagagaaatattTTCCTACAAGCTCTGATGAAAGCCCGgttgtgaagaagaaaaaaacacatccaaGTCCAAACCTACCCTCTTCTGTAGAGCGTTCGCCTCAGAGAAAGAAGCTCTCTAAATCGCGAAGACCACCCAGCCTGGTTCGTCGGCAGCCCCTTTCTGTGGAAACCAGGGTTGACAGTCAACCCCAAAAACATGACGTTTCCCCAAAGTCCATCAGAGCGGTGGCGCAGAGCCTGTGCAATGCCTTGCGCTTTCCTTTACTAAGGCAACGGGACCTGGTAGAGGAGAGCAGGGCGGTGCTACTGCGAGCCCTGCGTAAGGCACATGGCCATCGACTGCAAGAGAATCTCAAACACCTGAACTCGGGCACCGGCCACCAGTCTCAACCCAGGAAAGAGGTCAGAAAGTCAAAGGCCAAGGAGAAGATCAGGGAACAAAAGCCAG CACCTGTCCACTCTGGACATGCCTTCAATTTCGAAAGTGAGCCCTATCCCGTTTtcgaaaagaaaagaaaagaaacaaagcaCTTTCCCTGGGATCTCAGTCCACCGCCACAGCAGAGCTCCAGCCAG ACAGCCACTTGGCCAGTCAGCCACATGGACACTTCAACAGGCCTCTTGAAGGACATATTTAGGCTTCGCGCCTCACCTGAGTTCAATATAGACTTGGGCCCTTCCCCTGTGGCCACTCACCAGATGTTCATGCCATCTCAGGAACCCCAAGCACACTTCTTTGGTGAGAACCATGCCACATTTGATCCCTTCAGGGACTACAATACGCAACAGAGGGAGAGTCGATCGCAACCAAGCTACATGCGGCTCAGTCCCCGCCCAGAGCTGAGAGGCCAATATTCACCTGCGCACCACATTCCCCTCAAGAATGATGCTTTTTTACAAAGGTACTCCTCCAACTCAACCTACTCCACTCATGCTTTAACCTCCCCCCACACCCACCATTACATGCAACCTCACATTGTCGAGAGCCCGTCACCTTTATTCACATCTTTGGCAAGACCCAAACGCTGGCCCTTTTCCCCCAGGAAACTGtag
- the prr19 gene encoding proline-rich protein 19 isoform X2: MATSPISKSRMRKTAEVGTSCTCKCQLESSTNKTKRLKSRKERSHKRSGGKDACRVNSQQPRCCLQGNLDMGHLHNCSQNTSSRDLVSQPSLPLALAPTQEASVITASRLINHRGLFNHKVKSLNIQRLLLDKKEQTPKEKKTWSPIFSDPSGPHEEPNAIEATEVSKESSQTSVVMPDQKEKEKYFPTSSDESPVVKKKKTHPSPNLPSSVERSPQRKKLSKSRRPPSLVRRQPLSVETRVDSQPQKHDVSPKSIRAVAQSLCNALRFPLLRQRDLVEESRAVLLRALRKAHGHRLQENLKHLNSGTGHQSQPRKEVRKSKAKEKIREQKPAPVHSGHAFNFESEPYPVFEKKRKETKHFPWDLSPPPQQSSSQGLQYATEGESIATKLHAAQSPPRAERPIFTCAPHSPQE, translated from the exons CAAAGAGCAGAATGCGAAAAACGGCAGAGGTCGGAACCAGTTGCACCTGCAAATGCCAGCTGGAAAGCAGCACAAACAAAACGAAACGACTGAAGTCGCGAAAAGAGCGGAGTCACAAAAGAAGTGGAGGCAAGGACGCCTGCAGGGTCAACTCGCAACAACCCCGCTGCTGCCTTCAGGGCAACCTGGATATGGGACACCTGCACAATTGCAGCCAAAACACCTCAAGTAGGGACCTCGTTTCACAGCCTTCCCTACCTCTAGCGCTCGCTCCCACACAGGAAGCCAGCGTCATCACGGCGTCCCGTCTCATTAACCACCGTGGGCTCTTCAACCATAAGGTGAAGTCCCTCAACATCCAGCGACTGTTACTGGATAAGAAGGAGCAAACGCccaaggaaaaaaagacatggtCTCCCATTTTCAGTGACCCCAGTGGACCACATGAAGAACCTAATGCCATAGAGGCCACTGAGGTAAGCAAGGAGTCAAGTCAGACATCAGTCGTTATGCCAGaccagaaagaaaaagagaaatattTTCCTACAAGCTCTGATGAAAGCCCGgttgtgaagaagaaaaaaacacatccaaGTCCAAACCTACCCTCTTCTGTAGAGCGTTCGCCTCAGAGAAAGAAGCTCTCTAAATCGCGAAGACCACCCAGCCTGGTTCGTCGGCAGCCCCTTTCTGTGGAAACCAGGGTTGACAGTCAACCCCAAAAACATGACGTTTCCCCAAAGTCCATCAGAGCGGTGGCGCAGAGCCTGTGCAATGCCTTGCGCTTTCCTTTACTAAGGCAACGGGACCTGGTAGAGGAGAGCAGGGCGGTGCTACTGCGAGCCCTGCGTAAGGCACATGGCCATCGACTGCAAGAGAATCTCAAACACCTGAACTCGGGCACCGGCCACCAGTCTCAACCCAGGAAAGAGGTCAGAAAGTCAAAGGCCAAGGAGAAGATCAGGGAACAAAAGCCAG CACCTGTCCACTCTGGACATGCCTTCAATTTCGAAAGTGAGCCCTATCCCGTTTtcgaaaagaaaagaaaagaaacaaagcaCTTTCCCTGGGATCTCAGTCCACCGCCACAGCAGAGCTCCAGCCAG GGACTACAATACGCAACAGAGGGAGAGTCGATCGCAACCAAGCTACATGCGGCTCAGTCCCCGCCCAGAGCTGAGAGGCCAATATTCACCTGCGCACCACATTCCCCTCAAGAATGA